From a region of the Halomonas sp. HL-93 genome:
- a CDS encoding sigma-54 interaction domain-containing protein, whose translation MMLPAADTPSAESTALSAELAAMPLALTLVESRSTSELRPRAAQLLQRHLGLALAECLYIEGSGRWLGRDGDDGQFDCSDFNHPYAHVIRSGKALTLSVADARTRLDHATFQQQVAAMGASLYLHIRPLRAADAEREWLGVMLLVSTQTRLSQLADDPGMAAFDALLCRLWARLAREQGERQRSRVLQDSLAKLNDDARRQALADQLGDELLGHSSAMQALRRHVVRAAETNLAVLLQGETGTGKDRVARAIHQLSARSKGPFMAINCAAIPEALLESELFGHAKGAFSGADQAREGLIRQADGGTLFLDEIGDMPLALQAKLLRVLESGRYRPLGASEERCADLRLVAATHQPLREQIRDRQFRADLYYRLGQFPLALPPLSERRDDIAMLAQSFITDFCEREARDEMGITPAALRLLYRRDYPGNVRELKNVIDYACAMTPQGADIDAYLLPGEQTPNEQASSVSAEDTGFALPDDIDDLRQALRDVESAIIRQRLRRFGGNRAQVAESLGLPKRTLAHKCQLLELDTK comes from the coding sequence ATGATGCTGCCTGCTGCCGATACCCCATCAGCTGAAAGTACCGCGCTTTCAGCTGAACTGGCGGCCATGCCGTTGGCGTTAACCCTAGTGGAAAGCCGCTCAACGTCGGAGTTGCGCCCGCGAGCCGCGCAACTCTTACAACGCCATCTGGGATTAGCATTGGCCGAATGCCTTTATATAGAAGGCAGCGGCCGTTGGCTAGGCCGTGATGGTGATGACGGGCAGTTTGATTGCAGCGATTTTAATCATCCCTATGCCCACGTTATTCGCAGTGGCAAGGCACTAACGTTAAGTGTCGCGGATGCGCGGACGCGTCTCGATCATGCCACTTTCCAGCAACAGGTAGCGGCGATGGGGGCAAGTCTGTATCTGCACATTCGTCCACTGCGGGCGGCGGACGCAGAGCGGGAATGGCTGGGGGTAATGCTGTTGGTGAGTACCCAAACCCGGCTTTCCCAGCTTGCAGACGACCCCGGCATGGCCGCGTTTGACGCGCTGCTATGTCGGCTATGGGCGCGGCTGGCGCGCGAACAGGGCGAACGTCAACGCTCCCGCGTGCTGCAGGATTCGCTCGCAAAGCTTAACGACGACGCGCGTCGCCAAGCGCTAGCCGACCAGTTGGGCGACGAACTGCTGGGTCATTCATCGGCCATGCAAGCATTGCGTCGGCATGTTGTACGTGCGGCCGAAACGAACCTGGCGGTACTGCTACAGGGTGAAACCGGTACGGGTAAAGACCGGGTGGCACGGGCTATTCATCAGCTGTCGGCCCGTTCGAAAGGCCCTTTCATGGCGATTAACTGCGCCGCAATTCCCGAAGCGCTGCTTGAGTCGGAGCTGTTTGGTCATGCCAAAGGCGCATTCTCGGGGGCGGATCAGGCCCGCGAAGGGCTGATCCGCCAGGCGGATGGCGGCACGTTATTTCTTGATGAAATTGGCGATATGCCGCTAGCCCTGCAAGCCAAGCTATTGCGCGTGCTGGAAAGTGGTCGTTACCGCCCGCTGGGGGCGAGTGAAGAGCGCTGTGCTGATTTGCGTTTGGTGGCCGCTACCCATCAGCCGCTACGCGAGCAGATCCGCGATCGGCAGTTTCGCGCAGACCTTTACTACCGATTAGGCCAGTTCCCTCTGGCGTTGCCGCCCCTTTCCGAACGCCGCGACGACATCGCCATGCTAGCGCAGTCCTTTATTACCGACTTTTGTGAGCGTGAAGCACGTGACGAAATGGGCATTACCCCCGCCGCACTGCGCCTTCTGTATCGCCGTGATTACCCAGGCAACGTCCGCGAGCTAAAAAACGTGATCGATTATGCCTGTGCCATGACGCCTCAGGGGGCCGATATCGACGCTTACCTGTTGCCAGGTGAGCAAACACCCAATGAGCAAGCCTCGTCGGTGTCGGCCGAAGACACTGGGTTTGCGCTACCCGATGACATTGATGATCTTCGCCAAGCCCTGCGCGATGTCGAGTCCGCCATTATTCGTCAGCGCTTGCGGCGGTTCGGGGGGAATCGTGCCCAAGTGGCTGAGAGCCTCGGCCTGCCTAAGCGAACCTTGGCCCATAAATGCCAGCTGTTAGAACTGGATACCAAATGA
- the tssH gene encoding type VI secretion system ATPase TssH has translation MLRVELTALIGRLNTIARQALEQAALLCAQQQAPEVTVGHLLQAMLDQPLCDVRSICEHLDIDIAPLRAQLAEETRPPRELDVATPSFSPLLIELLQDAWLLASTEYQHRTLRSGAVFIALLHNPERYLGAGAVRLLADINRENLRRHLDPITAHSAEAPQEEATSNTRQAHAGTDDSALARFATSLTEQARQGTLDPVLGRDPEIDQMLDILGRRRKNNPIVIGDAGVGKSAVVEGLASRIVAGQVPAALADVELLTLDLGALQAGAAVKGEFEKRLKAVIDEVKNAPRPTLLFIDEAHTLIGAGNQEGGGDAANLLKPALARGELRTIAATTWREYKKYFEKDPALSRRFQPVTLSEPSVDQALVILRGLRDVYEQAHGVLIGDSGLRAAAALSARYLAGRQLPDKAIDVLDTACTRLAQTLDTPPRKLSHLQSEHTAALRERDQLAREALLGRDVDATRRQTLDEHLARLDDELATLEAAWREQRECVDAIVGLHRQLLESDSHAPDALAASQHAELAEREQQLARLQQTHTLVTPSVEEAQIAQVIGDWTGVPVERMTSDELTRLTELPTHLGESIQGQDDAIERIHRHLLTARADLRRPGRPLGAFLLVGPSGVGKTETVVQIADQLYGGRQFLTTINMSEYQEKHTVSRLIGSPPGYVGFGEGGLLTEAIRQRPYSVVLLDEVEKAHPDVLNLFYQAFDKGELADGEGRLIDCKNVVFFLTSNLGYEAIVAHGDNPTALDDALYPVLAGFFKPALLARMEVVPYLPLAGDTLREIVNAKLTTLATRIRERHRQASVVLDDALVEAICTRATRSENGARMLESVIDGELLPPLSRALLERMARRESVASVVLGVDPEHGNFTAEVA, from the coding sequence ATGCTCAGGGTAGAGCTAACAGCGCTCATTGGCCGTCTTAATACCATTGCTCGCCAAGCGTTAGAGCAAGCGGCACTGCTGTGTGCACAGCAACAGGCGCCTGAGGTTACCGTTGGGCACTTGTTGCAAGCCATGCTGGATCAGCCGCTATGCGATGTGCGTTCCATTTGTGAACACCTGGATATTGATATCGCGCCGTTGCGTGCGCAATTGGCAGAAGAAACACGCCCACCCCGCGAGTTGGACGTGGCCACACCTAGCTTTTCACCGCTGTTGATCGAGCTGCTTCAGGATGCATGGTTACTCGCCTCCACTGAGTATCAGCACCGCACGCTGCGAAGTGGGGCGGTATTTATCGCGTTGCTGCATAATCCGGAACGCTACTTGGGAGCAGGTGCGGTGCGTTTGTTGGCCGACATTAACCGGGAAAATCTGCGTCGTCATCTTGACCCGATAACCGCACATTCAGCGGAAGCTCCTCAAGAAGAGGCCACGAGTAACACGCGCCAAGCGCATGCTGGCACTGACGACAGCGCGCTTGCGCGTTTTGCCACGTCGCTCACCGAGCAGGCGCGTCAAGGCACGCTCGACCCTGTACTGGGGCGCGATCCTGAGATCGACCAAATGCTGGATATTTTGGGACGTCGGCGCAAAAACAACCCCATCGTGATTGGTGATGCCGGGGTCGGAAAAAGCGCCGTCGTGGAAGGCTTGGCATCACGCATTGTGGCCGGCCAAGTCCCCGCTGCGCTTGCTGATGTCGAACTGCTCACTCTAGATCTGGGGGCCCTGCAAGCCGGCGCGGCGGTCAAAGGCGAGTTTGAGAAGCGACTTAAAGCCGTCATTGACGAAGTCAAAAATGCGCCGCGTCCCACCCTGTTATTTATTGATGAAGCCCATACCTTGATTGGTGCTGGCAACCAGGAAGGGGGCGGTGATGCGGCCAACTTGCTCAAGCCGGCCTTGGCGCGTGGGGAACTGCGCACCATTGCGGCGACCACCTGGCGGGAGTACAAAAAGTACTTCGAAAAAGACCCGGCACTCTCGCGGCGCTTCCAGCCCGTTACGCTATCCGAGCCCAGCGTTGACCAGGCTCTGGTGATTCTTCGCGGCTTACGTGATGTCTATGAACAAGCTCACGGCGTACTGATTGGCGACAGTGGTCTAAGAGCGGCAGCGGCGTTGTCAGCCCGCTATCTGGCCGGTCGGCAACTGCCGGATAAAGCTATCGACGTGCTGGATACCGCCTGCACGCGCTTGGCGCAAACGCTTGATACACCGCCGCGAAAGCTGAGTCATTTGCAAAGCGAGCATACCGCAGCACTTCGCGAGCGCGATCAGCTCGCCCGTGAAGCATTGTTGGGCCGTGACGTCGACGCGACGCGTCGACAGACACTCGACGAACATCTTGCCCGCCTTGACGATGAGCTTGCCACGCTGGAGGCGGCTTGGCGTGAGCAGCGTGAGTGCGTGGATGCCATCGTTGGTCTGCATCGCCAACTGCTGGAATCCGATAGTCATGCACCAGACGCGCTTGCTGCTTCCCAACACGCTGAGTTGGCGGAGCGTGAACAGCAGCTAGCCCGTCTTCAGCAGACGCATACCCTGGTGACCCCCAGCGTTGAAGAGGCGCAAATTGCCCAGGTGATCGGCGATTGGACCGGGGTGCCGGTTGAGCGCATGACCAGCGATGAACTGACGCGGCTCACTGAGTTGCCCACGCACCTGGGCGAATCCATCCAGGGGCAGGACGACGCCATTGAACGTATTCACCGTCACTTGCTGACAGCCCGTGCGGATCTGCGTCGCCCCGGGCGGCCACTGGGCGCGTTCTTGCTGGTCGGCCCCAGCGGGGTCGGAAAAACCGAAACCGTGGTGCAGATCGCTGACCAACTGTATGGCGGCCGCCAGTTTCTCACCACCATCAATATGTCTGAATACCAGGAAAAGCATACGGTGTCTCGCCTGATCGGCTCGCCGCCCGGCTATGTGGGATTTGGCGAGGGTGGGTTATTGACGGAGGCGATTCGCCAGCGTCCTTACTCGGTCGTCCTGCTGGATGAAGTGGAAAAAGCCCACCCGGATGTGCTGAACCTCTTCTATCAGGCCTTTGATAAAGGGGAGCTGGCGGACGGCGAAGGCAGGCTGATCGACTGCAAGAACGTGGTCTTCTTCCTGACTTCCAACCTTGGCTATGAAGCCATCGTGGCTCATGGCGATAACCCCACGGCGCTGGACGACGCGCTTTACCCGGTGCTTGCCGGCTTCTTCAAGCCCGCGTTGCTGGCGCGCATGGAAGTCGTGCCTTATTTGCCGCTGGCTGGCGACACACTACGCGAGATCGTCAACGCCAAGCTCACGACGCTAGCCACACGCATTCGCGAGCGCCACCGCCAGGCGAGTGTTGTGCTGGATGATGCGCTGGTTGAGGCGATCTGTACGCGAGCAACCCGCAGTGAAAATGGCGCGCGTATGCTCGAGTCGGTGATTGATGGCGAGTTACTCCCGCCGCTCTCCCGCGCACTGTTGGAGCGCATGGCGCGTCGTGAAAGCGTGGCAAGCGTCGTATTGGGCGTTGACCCCGAGCACGGCAATTTCACTGCGGAGGTGGCGTAA
- the icmH gene encoding type IVB secretion system protein IcmH/DotU: MQQLVTDSHSLSRSHAPNDKVRHEDLINERGLEHLIHSHAEQLDADEDYWFRLRGHNLNPLVDAASSLLGMVVRVRQLNNAGDIERLYRQVVDEIAAIEIELTEQGYDRATLLAYRYVLCSFIDEAVMGMSWGRQSKWAEHSLLTRFHNETWGGEKVFSILARLQQEPQRYRDMLAFIYLCLCLGFEGRYRVMAHGREEYEQIVRALGDQLSNLEEPPEEALTHPLDNVVQGRLRRSSHFPTWGIFALFGIAMVGVYWGLSWSLDQQASQITSLLNQLYR; the protein is encoded by the coding sequence ATGCAGCAGCTTGTCACCGATTCGCACAGCCTGAGCCGTTCCCATGCACCCAATGACAAGGTGCGTCATGAGGACTTAATTAACGAACGTGGCCTGGAGCATTTGATTCATAGCCACGCCGAGCAGCTCGATGCTGATGAAGACTATTGGTTCCGTTTGCGCGGGCATAATCTGAATCCGTTAGTTGATGCAGCCAGCAGCCTGCTGGGTATGGTGGTTAGGGTACGCCAGCTCAACAACGCGGGTGATATTGAGCGCCTTTACCGTCAAGTGGTCGATGAAATTGCCGCCATTGAAATCGAACTGACCGAACAAGGCTATGACCGTGCCACCTTGCTCGCCTATCGCTACGTGCTGTGTTCGTTTATCGACGAAGCCGTGATGGGAATGTCTTGGGGAAGGCAAAGCAAATGGGCTGAACACTCTTTGTTGACCCGATTCCACAACGAAACCTGGGGAGGTGAAAAAGTCTTCTCTATCCTCGCGCGTCTCCAGCAAGAACCGCAACGATACCGGGACATGTTGGCATTCATTTACCTGTGCCTGTGTCTGGGGTTTGAAGGCCGTTATCGGGTGATGGCCCACGGTCGTGAGGAGTACGAACAAATTGTCAGGGCGCTGGGCGACCAACTGAGCAATCTTGAGGAGCCACCGGAAGAAGCGCTAACTCATCCCCTCGATAATGTCGTGCAGGGGCGCCTACGCCGTTCCAGCCATTTTCCTACCTGGGGCATCTTTGCGCTATTTGGTATCGCCATGGTTGGCGTTTATTGGGGCCTTTCCTGGTCGCTGGATCAACAGGCGTCGCAAATTACCTCGTTACTTAATCAACTTTATCGCTAG
- the tssK gene encoding type VI secretion system baseplate subunit TssK gives MASRNRVVWSEGLFIKPQHFQQQQRSLEGALDTRLKGVSHYLYGFLSLELNNEFLSFGRIAISRASGVMPDGVAFHLPGDDVEPAPLEISDASITNQVVYLGLPLATDGIGEVRWPDDNLPARYRLLSRSVRDLHSQEGVSTDINVARVAPRLLLERDDRSGYACLAVARIVERRPDGSLVLDEQFLPTLLNVQAAPGLQRFVGEMAGLMRERARNIAQRLSTPHQAGVADVSDFMLLQLLNRAQPRFQHLARLGQLHPERLYDTMHEVACELVTFTDESRLPPECPAYDHNHPEGSFHPLMKMLRQALSTVLEPRAVAIQLQTRRYGLLVAPLSDLSLIESAEFILAVRADMPNERLRKLFLQQTKVASVERIRDLISLQLPGIPLEPLPVAPRELPYHAGYTYFQLDRQSEAWGMLSGASGFAFHVAGEFPGLEMQFWAIRS, from the coding sequence ATGGCTAGCCGAAACCGTGTCGTTTGGAGCGAGGGGTTATTCATTAAGCCTCAGCACTTTCAGCAGCAACAGCGCAGTTTGGAAGGTGCGCTGGACACGCGTTTAAAGGGGGTAAGCCACTACCTATACGGTTTTCTCTCGCTCGAACTCAATAATGAATTTCTCAGTTTTGGACGCATCGCCATCAGCCGGGCAAGCGGTGTTATGCCCGACGGGGTGGCCTTTCATTTGCCTGGTGATGATGTAGAGCCTGCACCGTTGGAAATTAGCGATGCCAGCATTACCAACCAGGTTGTGTACCTTGGTTTGCCACTGGCAACTGATGGCATTGGTGAGGTGCGTTGGCCCGATGACAATTTGCCAGCGCGTTACCGGCTGCTGTCGCGCAGCGTGCGCGACCTTCACTCGCAAGAGGGCGTGTCGACCGACATCAACGTAGCACGGGTTGCGCCTCGGTTGCTGCTCGAGCGTGATGATCGCAGCGGCTACGCTTGCCTCGCCGTTGCACGCATTGTTGAACGTCGTCCTGACGGTAGCCTGGTGCTGGATGAGCAGTTCTTGCCAACGTTGCTCAACGTACAGGCAGCGCCTGGATTGCAGCGCTTTGTGGGTGAGATGGCCGGGTTGATGCGGGAGCGCGCGCGTAATATTGCCCAGCGTCTTTCTACCCCGCATCAGGCGGGGGTCGCTGACGTCTCGGACTTTATGTTGCTGCAACTGCTTAACCGCGCTCAGCCACGCTTCCAGCACCTTGCACGGCTGGGTCAGCTGCACCCTGAACGACTTTACGACACGATGCATGAAGTGGCCTGCGAGCTTGTCACCTTTACTGACGAGTCCCGGCTCCCCCCAGAGTGCCCAGCCTACGACCATAATCATCCCGAAGGGTCGTTTCATCCGTTGATGAAAATGCTACGCCAGGCGCTGTCGACGGTGCTAGAACCCCGCGCCGTGGCCATCCAATTGCAGACTCGACGCTATGGCTTATTGGTGGCACCGCTGTCTGATTTGAGCCTGATCGAATCCGCCGAGTTCATTCTTGCCGTGCGCGCCGACATGCCTAATGAACGGCTACGCAAGCTGTTTTTACAGCAAACCAAGGTGGCCAGCGTCGAGCGTATTCGTGACCTCATCAGCTTGCAGTTACCCGGTATTCCGCTTGAGCCGTTGCCGGTCGCTCCCCGCGAACTGCCTTATCACGCTGGTTATACCTATTTCCAATTGGATCGCCAAAGCGAGGCGTGGGGCATGCTCAGCGGTGCCAGCGGCTTTGCCTTCCACGTTGCCGGTGAATTTCCAGGGCTGGAAATGCAGTTCTGGGCTATCAGGAGTTAA
- the tssJ gene encoding type VI secretion system lipoprotein TssJ → MSASSIARLVGLLCITLLLASCASTREASGKAWQVMRDPDIPVGYPEDQPTKVDLSMIAEPNVNPNVEGEGTPLRFQVLQLKDDSMLMAADLDQLENDLEKALGTNYLAHDDFTLLPEQWKFYEPFEIDEDTRYIGLIAFYASPNEAEWKKVVKVKSRSEHYHLLVHLRDSEVELREEG, encoded by the coding sequence ATGAGCGCGTCAAGTATCGCAAGGCTTGTTGGCCTGCTCTGCATCACCTTGCTGCTGGCAAGTTGTGCCTCGACACGGGAAGCCTCCGGCAAAGCGTGGCAGGTCATGCGTGATCCCGACATTCCGGTAGGTTACCCAGAAGATCAGCCCACCAAGGTTGACCTCAGCATGATAGCGGAACCCAACGTGAATCCTAACGTGGAAGGCGAAGGGACACCGCTTCGCTTTCAAGTCCTGCAGCTAAAAGATGATTCGATGTTAATGGCCGCGGATTTAGACCAGCTGGAAAACGACCTGGAAAAGGCGCTGGGAACGAACTACCTCGCCCACGATGATTTTACGTTGCTGCCAGAGCAATGGAAGTTTTACGAGCCCTTTGAGATCGATGAAGACACTCGCTATATCGGTCTGATTGCGTTTTACGCCTCGCCCAACGAGGCGGAATGGAAGAAAGTCGTCAAAGTAAAAAGCCGCAGCGAACACTATCACCTGCTGGTCCACCTCCGTGACAGTGAAGTTGAATTAAGGGAGGAAGGGTAA
- the tagH gene encoding type VI secretion system-associated FHA domain protein TagH has product MYAIQTDAITLVVINSEALEGRSTSSYVFRGEGGTLGSGAQDSWLLQDHRGRIRPSHADIRKIDGKFCLIDSSGQTFINRSTLPLGRDRKVALRDGDELLIGEYRLKVHLGDRQSWQPGAHSLATLVDEEPEDVTAHGHVAPVGSHAEGREQNQREDPIEALGGVIPGSLQHDPMVALEDDVPRPTELEPIDTLTVSQHYERHQWAQQERRHEAVSLPDITPLNGLKTHRSNNMDERQLDDLERSVGEQLEDRWQKPTTRSLSHVGADPLLRGLGIDLPFRDSEEQQAFLEEAGQTLRAAIDGLRILQQSQNDSKYPLRDRRLQPIEDNPLHLGQSYEETAETMLSASRSPVHLSAPEAVAESLRHQGQHQAAVEEAIGHALTAILDAFSPEALLKRFHAYRGASNRIDNEGGWAWEMYDHYYRELNSGRQQGFQKLFWEVFEQAYDQSVRRQQREEA; this is encoded by the coding sequence ATGTATGCCATTCAGACTGACGCCATCACCCTGGTGGTCATAAACAGTGAGGCCCTCGAAGGTCGCTCGACGAGCAGCTATGTCTTCCGCGGCGAGGGCGGCACCTTGGGCAGCGGCGCGCAAGATAGCTGGTTGCTGCAGGATCATCGAGGGCGTATTCGACCCAGCCACGCCGACATCCGCAAAATTGACGGAAAATTTTGCCTCATCGATAGCAGCGGCCAAACCTTTATCAACCGCTCCACCTTGCCTTTGGGGCGTGATCGTAAGGTGGCGCTGCGCGATGGTGATGAACTGCTGATTGGTGAGTACCGCTTGAAAGTGCATCTCGGCGATCGCCAATCATGGCAGCCAGGCGCTCACTCGCTCGCAACGCTAGTTGACGAAGAGCCTGAAGATGTCACCGCCCACGGGCATGTGGCACCGGTGGGAAGCCACGCGGAAGGACGGGAGCAAAACCAACGCGAAGACCCCATCGAAGCGCTGGGTGGCGTTATTCCAGGGTCGCTTCAGCATGACCCGATGGTGGCACTGGAGGACGATGTCCCCAGGCCAACTGAACTGGAGCCGATCGACACGCTGACTGTTTCCCAGCACTACGAACGTCATCAATGGGCTCAACAAGAACGTCGTCACGAGGCGGTGAGCCTACCCGACATAACCCCCCTTAACGGCCTAAAAACGCACAGGAGTAATAACATGGATGAGCGGCAATTAGATGACCTGGAGCGCTCAGTGGGTGAGCAATTAGAAGACCGTTGGCAAAAGCCAACAACGCGCTCGCTAAGCCATGTTGGTGCGGACCCCTTACTGCGTGGATTGGGGATTGACCTGCCTTTCCGGGATAGCGAAGAGCAACAGGCCTTTCTAGAAGAAGCGGGTCAAACCCTGCGTGCCGCCATCGATGGGCTGCGGATATTACAGCAGTCACAAAATGACAGTAAGTATCCACTTCGCGACCGGCGTTTGCAGCCGATTGAAGATAACCCACTGCATCTGGGCCAGTCGTATGAGGAAACCGCTGAAACGATGTTGTCTGCCTCACGCAGCCCTGTGCATCTTTCAGCGCCGGAAGCCGTGGCGGAGAGTTTGCGACACCAGGGGCAGCATCAAGCGGCCGTTGAAGAAGCCATTGGCCATGCCCTGACCGCCATTCTGGATGCCTTCTCGCCGGAGGCGTTGCTCAAACGCTTTCATGCCTATCGAGGGGCGAGCAATCGTATCGACAACGAAGGTGGCTGGGCGTGGGAAATGTATGACCACTATTACCGCGAGTTGAATTCTGGTCGTCAGCAAGGGTTTCAAAAGCTGTTTTGGGAAGTCTTTGAACAGGCCTACGACCAGTCTGTACGTCGTCAACAGCGGGAGGAAGCATGA
- the tssG gene encoding type VI secretion system baseplate subunit TssG, whose protein sequence is MELTGGAAASDVALTPLMQEARRYEFFQLVELLHRHHGDDLEQGPGGSVPSLQRVRYRASASLGFPGSDVLTLAVNESGQYEMKVSFLGLQGAQSPLPSYYLEALAHESAHQEGSAGDFLDFFNHRLLTLMHRNWRKYRHYVRYQDDAKDGFSAAIFALVGLADSDLRGETPINWSKMLAYAGLLAGRSRSPDVVCGIVGHCFDLDQVEVDEWVLRWVDIPLDQRSRAGLAGMTLGEDVVVGERVADVKGKFALCLRGLSLSRFRDFLPDGEEHDPLKTLVSFVLREPLAYDLELELLPSAVKPMCLGDAGSCQLGWTTFVDPENDPSTQRRRVRIQMTS, encoded by the coding sequence ATGGAGCTTACAGGCGGGGCAGCAGCCTCTGATGTAGCGCTAACGCCTCTGATGCAAGAGGCGCGACGTTACGAGTTTTTCCAATTGGTTGAGCTCCTGCACCGTCATCACGGCGATGACTTAGAGCAGGGGCCTGGCGGTAGCGTGCCTTCTCTGCAGCGCGTGCGTTATAGGGCATCGGCTTCGCTGGGGTTTCCAGGTAGCGATGTACTGACCTTGGCGGTGAATGAAAGTGGTCAGTATGAGATGAAGGTCAGCTTTCTGGGGTTGCAAGGGGCTCAGTCGCCGCTTCCCAGCTACTACCTTGAAGCGCTGGCCCATGAGTCGGCACATCAAGAAGGCTCAGCCGGCGATTTTCTGGATTTTTTTAATCATCGCCTGCTGACCTTGATGCATCGCAACTGGCGTAAATACCGCCATTACGTGCGTTATCAAGATGATGCCAAAGATGGGTTTTCAGCAGCGATCTTTGCGTTGGTGGGGCTGGCCGATAGTGATCTGCGCGGCGAGACGCCGATCAACTGGAGCAAGATGCTGGCCTATGCAGGGCTGCTGGCGGGCCGCTCACGCTCTCCCGACGTGGTATGCGGCATTGTCGGCCACTGTTTTGACTTGGATCAGGTAGAGGTTGATGAGTGGGTGTTGCGTTGGGTTGATATACCTCTCGACCAGCGCAGCCGTGCCGGCCTTGCCGGTATGACATTGGGCGAAGACGTAGTGGTAGGCGAGCGTGTTGCCGACGTTAAGGGCAAGTTCGCGCTTTGCTTACGAGGCTTGAGCCTGTCTCGCTTTAGAGACTTCTTACCCGATGGTGAAGAGCACGACCCGCTGAAAACACTGGTGAGTTTTGTGCTGCGTGAACCGCTGGCCTATGACCTTGAACTTGAATTATTACCCAGCGCCGTCAAGCCCATGTGCTTGGGAGATGCCGGCTCGTGCCAGCTTGGTTGGACGACCTTTGTGGATCCTGAGAACGACCCTAGCACCCAGCGCCGTCGCGTGCGTATCCAAATGACGAGTTAA